A stretch of the Clostridium fungisolvens genome encodes the following:
- a CDS encoding IS1 family transposase, with amino-acid sequence MLQHDVELKKIDLHTNKVIKRDFYKDRVVEVCPICGSSWYIKYGFYNGIQRYKCKVCEKTFSHTTNSLWSYSKKNTRTWLEFTELMTENKTLKFCAEKLHISIGTAFYWRHKILQALSIDSTPDSLSGVVHVGKVILKENFKGCRNAEIIASATPREDLWVIGAKGQEDSMFIKPIFKHQWDKIAFNEKVYSKIEKKSYIAPYGDSYIKSIARRHNRNKSIKVETEYRIKYLWPNLKKWLSIFHGVASKYLKRYLSFFIIMNLDKVIDYMDLIYDRLFEGNRFIKIAEIRIMNSPF; translated from the coding sequence TTGCTACAGCATGATGTTGAATTGAAAAAAATTGATCTGCATACTAACAAGGTTATAAAAAGAGATTTTTATAAAGATAGGGTTGTAGAAGTTTGTCCGATTTGTGGATCAAGTTGGTATATTAAATATGGTTTTTATAATGGAATTCAAAGATACAAATGCAAAGTATGTGAAAAAACTTTTTCACATACAACTAATTCATTATGGAGTTATTCAAAAAAGAATACTAGAACTTGGTTGGAATTTACTGAATTAATGACAGAAAATAAAACTTTAAAATTTTGCGCAGAAAAGCTACATATAAGTATTGGCACCGCTTTTTATTGGAGACATAAAATACTTCAAGCTTTAAGTATAGACTCCACTCCAGATAGTTTATCAGGAGTTGTACATGTAGGAAAGGTTATTTTAAAAGAGAATTTTAAAGGATGTAGAAATGCTGAAATAATTGCCTCCGCAACTCCAAGAGAAGATCTCTGGGTTATTGGTGCAAAAGGACAAGAAGACTCTATGTTTATAAAACCGATATTTAAGCATCAGTGGGATAAAATTGCTTTCAATGAAAAAGTCTATTCTAAAATAGAGAAGAAATCATACATTGCTCCCTATGGAGACAGTTATATAAAATCAATAGCAAGAAGACATAATAGAAACAAATCGATTAAGGTAGAGACTGAGTATAGAATAAAATACCTTTGGCCAAATTTGAAAAAATGGCTATCAATTTTTCACGGAGTAGCCTCGAAGTATCTAAAAAGATACCTTAGTTTCTTTATAATTATGAATTTGGATAAGGTGATTGACTATATGGATTTGATATATGATAGATTATTTGAAGGAAATAGATTTATAAAAATTGCTGAAATAAGAATTATGAATTCACCTTTTTGA
- a CDS encoding glutathione peroxidase — MAIYDFKVNNIDGKKIELSQYKGKVLIIVNTATKCGFAPQLEDLQKLYTKYKDRGLEILGFPSNQFENQEPGSNEDVKKVCSINYGVTFNMFEKADVRGKDSLPIFNYLISEKPFRGFNLNDPQQKFFNTFLEENFPESLIDDSIKWNFTKFLVDRNGKIIGRFESPVDPLSMESYIEALL, encoded by the coding sequence ATGGCTATTTATGATTTTAAAGTAAACAATATTGATGGAAAAAAAATCGAATTATCTCAGTACAAAGGCAAAGTTTTAATCATTGTTAACACTGCAACTAAATGTGGTTTTGCTCCACAACTTGAAGATTTACAAAAGTTATACACCAAATATAAAGATAGAGGATTGGAGATATTAGGTTTCCCTTCAAATCAATTTGAAAACCAAGAACCTGGTTCGAATGAAGATGTAAAGAAAGTTTGCTCAATAAACTATGGCGTAACATTTAATATGTTTGAAAAGGCTGATGTTAGAGGTAAAGATTCTCTTCCAATATTTAATTATCTTATATCGGAAAAACCTTTTAGAGGCTTTAACTTAAATGATCCTCAGCAAAAGTTTTTTAATACATTTTTAGAAGAAAACTTTCCTGAATCTTTAATCGATGATTCTATAAAATGGAACTTTACTAAATTCCTTGTTGATAGGAATGGTAAGATAATCGGAAGATTTGAGTCTCCTGTCGATCCATTAAGTATGGAAAGTTATATTGAAGCTTTATTATAA
- a CDS encoding glutathione peroxidase — protein sequence MSIYDFKAIDIDGREVDFSDYKGKVLLIVNTASKCGLTPQFKELEDLYNNLRGKNFEILGFPCNQFASQDPGNSEEIKSFCLLNYGVTFKMFEKIDVNGENAHPIYKYLTSQKGGLLNKAIKWNFTKFLVDSNGNVVDRFAPTTSPSKIAEDINKLLKDV from the coding sequence ATGAGTATATATGATTTTAAAGCTATAGATATAGATGGTAGAGAGGTTGACTTTTCTGATTATAAGGGTAAAGTATTACTTATAGTAAACACTGCAAGTAAGTGTGGTCTCACACCTCAATTTAAAGAACTAGAGGATTTGTACAATAATCTTAGAGGTAAAAACTTTGAGATTCTTGGATTCCCTTGCAACCAATTCGCTAGTCAGGACCCAGGAAACAGTGAAGAAATAAAAAGTTTTTGTCTGCTAAACTATGGAGTAACTTTTAAGATGTTTGAGAAAATTGATGTAAATGGAGAAAATGCTCATCCTATCTACAAATATTTAACTTCACAAAAAGGTGGACTTTTAAATAAAGCCATTAAGTGGAATTTTACAAAATTCTTAGTTGATTCAAATGGAAATGTAGTAGACAGGTTTGCTCCAACTACATCACCTTCAAAAATCGCGGAGGATATAAATAAACTTTTAAAGGACGTGTAA
- a CDS encoding MarR family winged helix-turn-helix transcriptional regulator: MENNELKDEMLKLDNQLCFAIYACSKEIIKGYRPYLDELGLTYTQYITLLSLWEKDGVTVKELGNKLYLDSGTLTPLLKKLEASNLIERIRDKEDERNVIIKLTEEGKNKKLSAECIPQKLLENTKLSPEKLLSIRESMKALLESMK; this comes from the coding sequence ATGGAAAACAACGAATTAAAAGATGAAATGTTAAAATTAGATAATCAATTGTGCTTTGCTATTTACGCTTGTTCCAAAGAAATAATCAAAGGGTATCGCCCTTATCTTGATGAGTTAGGCCTTACTTATACACAATATATAACTCTACTTTCACTTTGGGAAAAGGATGGTGTAACTGTAAAAGAATTAGGAAACAAATTATATCTTGATTCTGGTACTTTAACACCATTATTAAAAAAGTTAGAAGCTTCTAATTTAATAGAGAGAATTAGAGATAAGGAAGACGAAAGAAACGTTATAATAAAGCTTACTGAAGAAGGCAAAAACAAAAAATTATCAGCTGAATGCATTCCTCAAAAGTTATTGGAAAATACAAAACTGTCACCAGAAAAACTTTTAAGTATAAGAGAAAGCATGAAAGCTCTACTAGAATCAATGAAATAG